The genomic stretch TTATTGTAGGTGGTGGTTAGACATTGTGTTGCATTGAAATGCTCGAGACATAGTAAGGGTGTTAACAAAGATATAAGTATGTAGATGACATGCTTGAGAGATAGTATAGTGGAGTGTCGCGGTTTGGTTTGAATTGATTTTGAGGTAAGAATTTATTCAATTCAAGGATAAATTTACTTGGAGTTTAGTTTGATTATGGATGATTGATTAAATAAAATCGGATTGATCTGATCCGATCCAATTTCAAGCGGTTTATTTTGGATCGACTTTTGGATATGTCTTGTCGATTTTgtctttgaatttgttggaagCACCATTCTTCTTTCATGCTTGAGCCTATCGTTCCTGTATCGAATCTTGAACCACTCTCCTTTCGACAATTTTAATCTCATGCGCCTCTAATGAACCTACCAAATCTTCCAATTTTAGGTTTCTAAGATTGTTGAATTCTTGAAGAGCTACAATAACGTGATCTAAGTAAGAGGTCAACGTACGCATTGTTGAGAATAATAAGTCAAGTGTGAGTTGGAGTCCCACATTGATTATAAATGTGGAGAGTTGAACATTTATAAGTTGGagaactcatacacatatcaccttaaagtttttggtgaatatgtggtgtctctctcactTGTGTGTTGCTCTTGGCTCAAGGGATTGACTTATTAAGAGAGAGTGTTGAGAATAATAAGTCAAGTACCTTAAGGTCTCCTCGAACATTACTTTCTTAACTATCATCTTATTAGTTATGGTTTCACCATAACCCTTTATGAGATGGACGAGATTATGCACGTTCGACACATATCAAGCAATCTTTTCATATTCTCTCGTCTGCAGCAATTCATACTGTCATCGCAAAGTTTACAATTCGACAACTTTGACTTTCTCGCCTCCTTCATAGTACTTGACAAAAATATCTCATGCCTCCTTCGCCGATTCAGCACTAGAGATCTTGTCGAAATTCGCCGAATCTATCGCCGATTGAATGCAATATGCAGCTTCGCCTCCTTGTGTGCAGTTTTTTGCACGTCAGTTGCATTTTGAGCAAGCTCAAGAATGCCATTTTTCATGAAAACCGGACAAGGACTTCATCTGCTTGCTCCATCGGTTCTAATTTTTGCCATCAAGAATGGGAAAAGAATTCGGAATTTCGTTAGTACTATTCATCCTTGCAGCGATTGATTCACGTTCCCTGGAAACACGACTACTAACGTAAAGTTCTTGAAAACACGATCAAGAACACGAATTAGTGAGGAGTAAATATAAGAGAGAATAAGGATTGATATTATTGAATTGTATATACTGAATTACAAACTATGTCTATTTATATACATTAAATACGTTAATAAATCTTAATTAGACTTGGACTTGGATTACtcaatttaaattatatctaaTATCTAACCAAGCGTTTGGCCTCGAATGACAAACGAGTCTTTGCAAAGGACGACATTTGGGAAATATCAAATTCGATTCCTGATAGAAACAACATTTAACCAGTGCACATGTCTCCGTAGCACAAGCCAGATTAGTCGATCTACTGTGTTGATCGAAACCGGtgcgaaagaaaaaaaaaatatatctaatatCTCAACAAAAATCAGATATGAAGTGGGATACAGGAATACGATAGAGATGACCATGGAAAGCGTACTCCTACGCTATGTTTTAGAGCATATGTCCACAACAGTGTTCAATGAGAAATCAAGGTGTTAGAAAAAAAAAAGGGTATTTCTTGCTATTTTGAATAAGCTTTTGCTGAAAAACAAAATTGAATCATCACaacaaaagatttgatttttcggTTCATCATAGCTGTTGATTGCATTTTTCAGTGTCTTGAAAACTTAAGTTGTATGTATGCTGCTTGTAAATATCATTACTCTTAATTTTTCCAACTATTTTTCTTCCACtgtgtttttctttctttatttgatTCTTCAAAATAGTCCTAATTCCATTCAAATAGCAATAGAAGAAAATTAACATGTAAAAACTACAAAACTGTACATTGAAAATAAAGCTGGTTCAACAGTAAAATTGTAACACTCTAAAGAAGCATGATAATGTTTAAGCCTAGTTAATTAGTCACGAtgactttgtgtttttttgcTTGTTCTTTTCAGAAGACTTCATCTTTGAATGAAGATCAGTCCATGTATAATTAGATGGAATTGTAAACAGGTCTTGTGCTGTACTATAGGATTCAGCAGCAGCAGCAGCAGATGAATTCGACTGAGAAGGTGTTCTTATCCATTGAAACCACGACGACGATGGTTGTGCTGGTGGATTCTCTAAATCAGCAGAAGTAGGACTTGATGGAGCTGATTCAAATTCATCTACTTTTGGCAATTCTTCAAACTTTGTAAACGTAACCAAAACTTTAACCGGTGAAACCACAGGAATCGCAATCTGAATTTGCAAATATGATGAAATTAATTTTCAGTCATGTATATGATATCTATATTAGTCTTCATCTGAGATTCAGTCTTTTTCGCTTCGATTCgtaaaaaaaaggtaaaaacaAAAACGCTAACAAAAGAAGAGCAAAAAAGTAACAATCACCTTGACAGGAAAAGTATCCTTAGGAAGTTTTGTCGTAAGGAGTTCTCTAACACGACGAACGGCTTTAACTTTTTCCGCAAGAATGTCAAGCAAAGGCAAAAACTCTTCAATTTTCAAAGGAAAATTTTGCGAAAGCCAAAGTACCGGCATCATGCCTCTCTTATACTCAGTATCACCACTTTCCTCCTTGACACTAGCACTACTACTAGTGCTAGCAGAGTTTGTAGAAGGCACTTTCGTAGTTTTCGCCTTGAGATGATGATCTTTTTCTTTATGTCCACTAGACTTCCCTTTTTTCCCTTTCTTAGCATTATTTTCTTCTGAATAATTGAATTCAGCTTCTTCTAATTGCTTTCTTTCATCATCTGTCAACATATCTTCAAGCTTTTCATTTTGCTTTTCCTTGGGAGGTAACTTTGGTGCCTGAGGTTGAGCACCAGGAACCTTTTTGGATTTTATAGATAAAACCACATTTTGCATATCATAAACCTTACTTTTCCATGGCCCTACACTTTCTTTTCTCTCCTTTCTCCTCCATGTTATCTGTGGAACAAGAAGTGATTGACTCACATCAATTGCAACTCTCACCACTTTAGCCTCAGTTGATTTCTTAGCCAAATATTGTTTCATCTCTCTTTCATCTGGCTTTGAAGGCCTAGATAAATAAGGAACAACAACCTCTTTTTTCTCGTGCGAAACCAAACACATAAAACCTGGTTGCATTCTCTCATCATCCGATTCATCACCAATGAAAATAACACTTTGATCTGATCTTTTGATTCTCAAACCATCAAAACCAGCCAATGTCATATCAGCTCTCATATTAGCCCCTCTTTTCCAAATCTTGTAAGTATCCGAAGGCGCGATCCTCGAGATAAACGGTATCACAGAACTCTCGAAATGGAAAGTAATCTCCATATAAAAGTCCCTCATCCTCCTCATAGTCGCGAAGTAACGAGGAAACCTTCGGTACCATTTTTCGTCCATTTCGTTATAAGAATACTGGATCATAGTAAATGCTATTTTGTCTTGTTTTCTTATGATGGCTTCTCTAAGAGCACTCCAACCTTCATTGTTCTTCAATCTGTTATTTGCACCAGCAGCCATAAGCATTTCAGCCGCGACAACATCGCCGAGTTTTACAGCCAAGTGAAGAGGGGTGTCACCATTCAACACATCTCTTCTATCTACAACTGCTGAAATTTTTGCAGCTTTTCCATCCTCAGCTATTGATGCAGCCTCAGTTTTTATGTCATAAGGATTACCAAGCTTTGGTAAACCTTCAAGTATCTCCTTGAGATTAGCATAATCTTTCAATATTATGGCTTTGTGCACAGGACTATGAGCATATGCTGACACATTAATGCCTGACATGCCTCAAATCAAGAGGATGATTAATTAAACATGTAAattaaatttcatcaaaatcatgtaTCATGCATAATGGTTCTCTAATGGAAAACTCAAGAAAGAGAAAGGTGAAAAAAATGTGAAGATTGAAAATGTcatagaaaaaatagaaaaataataatggGAGATAGAGATAGTTGGAGGCAAAAGGCTTAAAAATAGGAAAATGATTATTTTAGACAAACATATGTGTGACATTGGTTTGTCTACATTAGAGATTGAGGGGAATTTTAAGAGCCCTTTATTAGTTACTTTGTTATATTTGTAAAACTGAACTTTTAGGATTCAATAGAAGAAACTATTTTGACTGTTTTTTGTTAAAACTTTTTTCTAAGAATAAAAATATGTGTTATAAAAAAATGAACtactttaaaaattatttaaaaaaatacagtAAAACTATATGTAAAATTAGGGTGGGTGCAGTAGTTAACAACTTTTAAAAATGGTATGTAAAAGGGGTTAGCCTAAATTTAAAAGATGCACTTTAGCGTAAATCAATTTCATATTTCATACTGAtaagttattaaataaaaaaaattcacacatGCAGAGCCATTTGAAGATCTTGGAcgttttatttacaatttaacaATGACAAAATAGATAGAGTTCCGTCAATTGATTTAGTGGTAATTGACACTCGACTTGATTTGATAGAGAGGATCAAGGTTTGATTCCCATAACTACAATCAGGAGAGAGCTGAAATTACTTTATGCCAGAACTGACACTCAAACTAGATTAGCCGCGTGTTTGGTTATGCggtgaaaaaaattgattctgagtgaattgattatgtaaaattgattctgGATAAAAGTGAGTTAAAAGTAAAGTGATTCATGTTTGGAGAAATTTttgcaaaagtgagttgaacaataaattccaGTGTAAAAATCACGTTTGATCAAAAGCTACAAATCCTAGCTTCATGTAAAATCAATTCTGTAAAGCATAATCAATTCTGCTCGAGATCAACCAAACACGTCAAAATCATTTCTAGacatccataatcaattctaaatgTCTCAAACATGAAACCAAACATAGAGTAGGTGGTCCAGTTTAAcgaaatttgaaaattattttataagatACATGAGGAATTGTAAGTaagttttctctttttttattacaTCAATCTTAATTTGATCTACCTCAATGTTTCTAGAAGAAATTATGTGTTCTAAGACAGTCTATCTCATTACCATAAAATGACATTTTCCCAATCTTAAATTAGATTTGTCTCAATGCATCTTTTCAATACAACATccaaattttcaaacaaaaattcaaAGTCTTACCGAAAATTGAAAAATCATTCATAAATACCTCTGTTGAGTTTTCAATCATATTAGAAAAAAAACGTGCACCTTTGTAATATGACatgatcattacaaagtccaaaCGACATCCTTATGTATGCAAAGACTCTAGGGCATTGAAATTCGGTCGGTCGATGGAGATTTTGTATGGAGACAAAGTGTTCATCACCATATATTTTACTTTTACGATCTTCGTATTTCCCCCTTTTCCAAAGGTAGTTTGAGTGGTGGCACACCCTAGGACCTGCACTTGCTCTTTTGAGAAATCAAGCAATGAGTCTCTAAAATGTTAGAGAAGCTCGCGGTTCATCTTCAATCCTTTGAAAGCACCCTAGTAGAGAAAGTCGGTCGAACTACTGGATCCACCAATACTCGTTTGACGTTTCAGTCATGAATTTGGAGGTTGATTACCATGGGATCATCCTCATGGGAGACAATTCCTTCTGCGTCTATACTGGATAAAATTATTTCCTATCTTTGGAATGATTTTTCTATGGGTGGTGCTCTGGAGATTTGCATCAACTGTCAATTGAACTATTTCTTAGAGGAGTTGGATTCTCCGCCTCCTGCGAAGCCTCCAGTAATTGTGTTCAAAGTGTGACACGGTCTGTCAGGCTCGTGTCCTTCCTTAATACTCTGGCTTCTTCAGGGAAGGGGGTTGGCTTCTCTTTATGGTGAGGTCCTCCTTTTTAAGTTATAAACATTTCCCTGCATGTACCTATACAGGAAACTTCCTTGAATCAACTTTCCATTCTCTCATTTTAGACGATGAAAGACATCAGTATGGTGACCTCATATCACGTGATACTCGAACAATTTATTTAGGTCATTTCCCAAGGAATCTCCATTATGAGCATGAGACTCACGAATTATTTTGGTGTGGCAGACATTTTGTAGGATCCGTTATTTCCTAGTATTTTGGGGATTGGAGCATTCAAGGGGCTTTCAGGAGAGCTTGAAAGTAACTTTCGCACAATACCAATATCACATTCTGATTTTTTCGGTGTTTGGTTGGCTCCAATAATTTACCAATTCGCTTCAGCGTGTCTCTGGTTCTTTTCTTTGCATTACTTTCTTCTCCTTTGATGTAGCACTCCACCCTAGCCATGATATCTTTCATCGAGGATGCCGAATTTTATGCTAGAGACTCATCGAAGGGTCCCCACCTTTAGACCGTTATTAAAAGCCCTCAACAACATCTCCTGGCTCGGATGGGCGACCTTGATGGTTCTTCGTTAAAACGCGCCAAATAATCTCTTAAGGACTCTGTATATCCTTGGCGAACATTAAAAATGGTGGAAACCTTCCTATGTTTTTTAGTCAATAACTGATGGATCATCTTTTTCGTTAGGTCATGATAACTAGTTATGGAGAGGAGAACCTTGGGAGGCTCGTGTACCATCGAAGGGTTGCTTTCTTCATTGTTTTAGTCATCAATTTGCATTTGAGTCATTCACTCAGATAATGGCCATTTGCATATTGATATATAGGTTGTGCTCATGAGAATCACTTTTACCACCGTACATTGCCAAGGAAGGCGTTTTGAAGTTTTATAAGGCATGTGCATCCCAAATTTCTCTCGCTAAAGGTAGAGGATCCACTGGGTCTTCCTAATATTTGACTATCTGTtgcagttgttgttgttgttgtaggtcTCTTATGTTGTCTTGTAGTGTCTCGTTCTAGCGATATAGTTCCTCCATAGCAACGAGCATCTCCACAATGGTAGTTTTGTCACTGTCAGTGGTGACTAGGGTCACCTTTAACATCAAGGGACGATAATGGGCTGGCGTTTGAATATGGTCGTGTGCCCATGATAATTTTACTAAACCTTGCGGTGGGCGTCAAATGTACTCATTAAGTACACTAATTTAATAACTCTTTCGATGTTAAAGCAATCAGAGTCACAATGTATCTGAGTATGAATGGTATAAAAAGTGTGTGTTTTCCCCTCGTATCCTTTTTATAATGGTCTTGGTTTGCTCCCCCATAAAGCTCATTAATTAAAAGTGTGTGTTTTTTATTCGTATCCTTTTTACCGTGGTCTTGGTTTACTCATCATTAAAGTTCATTGATTGACCTTTAAGACTTGTGTTTCCTTATTCGCATCAGAGCAGTTAATGAGGAATTAAGTCTCCTACTTCTTTGTCTGAGTCCAACTGTTTATGACTATTTACACTTCATAAATGCTCTACATTTATGACTATTTACACTTCTTAAATGCGCTCTCCATTTATAGCTATTTACACTTCT from Vicia villosa cultivar HV-30 ecotype Madison, WI linkage group LG4, Vvil1.0, whole genome shotgun sequence encodes the following:
- the LOC131600224 gene encoding uncharacterized protein LOC131600224, with the protein product MSGINVSAYAHSPVHKAIILKDYANLKEILEGLPKLGNPYDIKTEAASIAEDGKAAKISAVVDRRDVLNGDTPLHLAVKLGDVVAAEMLMAAGANNRLKNNEGWSALREAIIRKQDKIAFTMIQYSYNEMDEKWYRRFPRYFATMRRMRDFYMEITFHFESSVIPFISRIAPSDTYKIWKRGANMRADMTLAGFDGLRIKRSDQSVIFIGDESDDERMQPGFMCLVSHEKKEVVVPYLSRPSKPDEREMKQYLAKKSTEAKVVRVAIDVSQSLLVPQITWRRKERKESVGPWKSKVYDMQNVVLSIKSKKVPGAQPQAPKLPPKEKQNEKLEDMLTDDERKQLEEAEFNYSEENNAKKGKKGKSSGHKEKDHHLKAKTTKVPSTNSASTSSSASVKEESGDTEYKRGMMPVLWLSQNFPLKIEEFLPLLDILAEKVKAVRRVRELLTTKLPKDTFPVKIAIPVVSPVKVLVTFTKFEELPKVDEFESAPSSPTSADLENPPAQPSSSWFQWIRTPSQSNSSAAAAAESYSTAQDLFTIPSNYTWTDLHSKMKSSEKNKQKNTKSS